Genomic segment of Mercurialis annua linkage group LG6, ddMerAnnu1.2, whole genome shotgun sequence:
TGGAGATCGCAATCTATGCCGTACTGGAGAAGGTGATCTACGGCGTAAAGGCGATCTAGATATTTGCCTAGAGTACAATGATATCCTCCTTGCAGGAGAACGAGATCCTCGAGAAATATACCTTCGACGAGGTGAAATTGACCTTTTTCTTGGAGAGCCGTAATCTCCTTCAGAAGAAATGGATCGACGACGTGCTTTTGGTGATCTGGACAAACTCCTTGACCTGTGTCTgtcaaaaatatatgaataaacCCTGTAAGATGCTACAACTAGGAGAGATAGAAGAATCAGCAACTGGCAGAAGGGTTAAGCTGTTCCAACAATCCCACTTCAAATGTAAAGTTTGACAGTGCTCTCTGTGTTCACCGCATTCAGAATATGATAATACATATAATAAactataattacaaaaaaaagacTGCAAGGCAAAgaaatgaataataaaaatcaaCAGCATATGCAACACACCCTGAATGACTTCTAGAATTTGAAGATGACCTCCTGTTCCGAGGTGAGCCTCTGCAGAAGACATCCAAAATACCATAAGCTACCATGTTTAGAGAGAGGCCACAAGGCACAAATAAGCTTcatcacaaaaataaaattattgaggAGATGAAGAAGAACGACCAGCCAACTTGGGAGATCTAGAAGACCTAATGGACTTCTAATTGTCAGTGAATGCTTTTGTATATAGCGTTTGGCAAAAACATTGAGTAAGCTTACCAGAAAAGCAAACAATGTCTAAAAACAAAAACTTGGATCCATAAATactaggcttaatcaccaaaaaaaaacccaccttttagccccttttcaaatgcatcctgacgttgtaattttgtcagttacaccctaatttgcacctttggttttctatttcaccctcaagtactaaatcgatctctttttcatttgaaaaaaattaaaataagtcatccatttttaactttttatgtggaaaagagttcaaattagtacattataagggtttttataaattttttctgaGTGAgaaagagtccaatttgattttgagggtggaattgaaacccaaaggtgcgaattagggtgcaactgacaaaattgcaacgtcagggtgcaactgaaaaggggctaaaaggtgagggtttttttggtgattaagcctaaatacTAACAAGAAACTTAAGAAAAATGCAGAACAAACTTTATTTCCTTAACACTTGGGTCTATTTTATCTGATTGAGAGTTTATATGGATAGATACAATACAATATACTATTGTTTTAAGATGCAGTGTTATAGAGTGTAAATTGTGCATTTATTGGACTGATCTACCAATGCCATCCAGATATATTGTCCTCATTTTCTAAATAATCGATTTCGCGGTTTAAATAGGATCATATTACCCTTATTTGTTTAGGGGAGTTCAATGCATGACCTGCTCCTAAGTAAACATATGATGGGCAAttagatatagatatataagCAAGCAGCCTAGCTCAAAATGCGTATGGAGCAATACTGGTGCAGGAAAGGGTCAACTAAATCATTAAACAGTTAATACCATAAAGAACCTCAACCAATTCAAACTCCTACAGAGATAAATAGATCTTGAAACATAACTACAAATGGAAAAGGATATTCCCACAGACAGGAGAATATCCTTGTCCATCGCTACCCAAAATTGTCTCGTGACCCATCAATCATAATGCCAGCATACATATAAGCTTAAACCCCATATTCCTAGCAAAAATCAAATGCTCAGACCCATATGGATAATAGTTGCATAACATGAATGTGCTCTTTAAAGCGTCTATTAATATAATCATGCACAGTGTTCCTAACTACAATTCAAAGTATTGCAGTATGCTAGACAATAACATATTGCACGAGTCACTTAAACCACAGATGCTAGACTTTGTTCATCATTTGAGCAGAAAATGGACTTAAAATGCATCTATTCCATGAATCTTTATGAAATATGATATTCAAGCTAACATTCATCACATAGCATCATTACATATAGATACCTCCAAACCCAGCTTATATTATCATCAGACAGAGATCAGTCAATAAAACTTATAATTAGTCGGTTTTCAATGAGGAAAGTTAGAAAAGCAGCAAAGATAAATCCAAAATGTTAACACCTAACCTGACTCTTCCTCTTATGCCATTCCTATTGTTCATTGCTTTTCCATCGTCAGAATCACCCCTTGAACCCTTAAGCAAATTCTTCGAGTCTAGTTCCATATCAGCAACATTAGCCTTTGTTTCAGCCCCACCGTCCTACAGTAGTTTGAGGTAAAGGACATGAACCCAAATAATTGCAGAAGCTAGCTGAATACCATGAAAACACAGACTAAGTTAAAACCAAAAACCCAACTCTAGAGAATCTAACTCCGGCATGAATAAGTCAACATTACCATCTTCTTTGATCTCTCTAATTCCAGTTCTTTGctctctttctctttcttcttctgaATTTCATTTGTTATCCTATCCATCTCTGCCTGTAAACCATGTTGATCATTTTAGAAATGAGGACCTCCAAATTCTAATGCTTGAAGAGAGgtattataaaaaatgtttacaaacctgcTTCTTCCGAGTTTCCTCTTCTTTGTCATCCAAGAATTTCTGAGGAACACCACTTTCATTCTTCTGTGCGCTGAGAAGATGTGACCAAAGCTCTCTCATAAACCTTACAGTGTTTTTCTCCATAAATCCTGTAAGTTGTATTTGAATCTCCTTCCCATTCACTTCCTGTATCATAATCACAAAAATAAATGACATGAACACCTATAGCCTAACTGATGAAACTCCAGGAAAAAAAAATCCTGACAATAGAGCATCAAGCCTTAGCTCAGTCGGAATCTGGAATATCATGGGGTTTGTTTGCTATGCCAAATAAGTCAAAATTCCTAAAGGCAAGTATGCATACAACTAAATTAGTACTAACCAAAAAAAAGGCCTTGAAAACAAACTTCATTTCCTACaagcaaataataaaatttcaagttTCAAACTGTTTCGATACCTTAGCTTCGAGAAGACCATAAATAAAGTTGATAAGAACTTCGTCTTCAAATCCGAGAAGCTCGGTCACCCGACTCGCAATCCATGGTCTAATTACATCCATCTTCACTTTCCTCGTATCCACCtaaccaaaccaaataacaCCATCATTAACctaaataaattactcattATTCAACATAAACCCTAAAAATTCTACAGTTCCAAAACAAACAGATATTaaaatagcaaattaagctgaatactaaaatttaatttaattaagctATTAAATTAAGAACCAGATGCTCTAATTCAGCAGCAAATTTCTGCGATTTCAATAGCTTGGCATGCTTGTTCGAAAACCGAGTGTCTTGGTCAGCAGAAGTCCCCTGAAAATACAAATACACAAAATTAATCAtcattaattgaatttaaaatagaattagCCGTCggtaaaatgagaaaaaatgaGTTTAGATCCGAATACTTACCCGGAAAAACCCGCCCGacattttttagggtttttgaaAGAAGGATGATGATGAGTAGAATTAATGAGATATCGAATAAAAATGATGAGATGAGTGAATCTGTGAAGAGGAAGCTTATGGCTACTGTAATGTAATACGCTATGCCGATTCGAAGAAATGAGCTTCTCTTTTCGTGCCTATTTTGCCCTTGTGAGAACCTGaatttgttttagatttttaagCCAGGTGTCTTAACTtttcattttgttaattttaatacctcaatttattttttgtttaattgagtatctaggtttatgatttaatttacgATAAATGTTCATTTGGCCCTCCGAACTTGAACACAAAAGATCAATTGAagtcaaatttataatttaaaaataaaacttgacaattttttctcattttaccCTTGTAAATGAGGTGACAAAAAATGATTGGAATTGGAGCTGATGTGGCAGTCCCATTATTAGATAATTTAGAACTGAAGGGGTAAAATGAGATAAATATCAAGTTCATGGTGTTGTTTTTCCAAAGCTACGAACTTGGCTTTAATTGATTTCTGTATTAAGTTCAGGAGATAAAATgaacttttattaaaataattaataactcGGTAATTATTTTACAAGTTGAATAATTAGTGCCACTTTTTTATTCTAAatcgatttaaaattttattatttttttcagatAACACTGAAAAAAATTCTGAAAATACTATGATGTAGAATTTATGTTTGAGGGGCCTTTTTTCTAGAAGAAAAAGTGAATCTGGTTCAGAGCTGTTACCCCTGGTCTATGTTAAGAGCTGTTACAGCtgcaaaattttattatattcatGAAAGAGAGGAGAGAGAGCAATGGAACATATTTTTATTCAGTATTTACACATTAGAACAAAATATACATTACTTCCTCATAATATTTTGAAATGCATCGTAAAGCTTGCGATTTAAGCCCTTTCCGACACTGACAAACTAACCGTAACATTTTGTACACTAGAAGCTTACGCTAAAAAGTGTTGGTACTTTCTAGTCTTTCACTTCAAGATTTTAGATTCAATTTCTTCCAAGCTCAAACCTTTAGTTTCTGGGACGTAGACTACGGTGAACAAGAGTGCCAACAAAGCTATACCCCCGAAAAGAAGGAATAGATTTTCAGCTCCAAGCAACTCCTGCAGAATGAACAGATTTTGGTGCATATTATTACTGCATAAACAATGCTCAGAAAACACATAGCAACAATGGGGAAGAATTGAAAGGAATAACGGGTCGTTTGGTTCATGATATTTTGAGGGGGATAGAAATGGATGGAAATAATTTCCGTTGTTCATGTTTggttggaaaaaaattaaaatgaaatggaAATGAGAAACCCCTATTAATGTGAATCCGTCATTCCGCCATGGGAATCAATTCCAGTGtcatttttctttgatttctaTATTCACTATACAACATATAAAATCAATCATTCCTATTCTCATTCCCACTCTCATTCATGAGATTTAACTAAACGGACTCTAATAGGACAAAATTAATACCTTCAATGGTGAGAATGCAAATGTTACGATGGCATTGGAACCAAAGTTGGTAAGAACTGCAAGACTTATTCCCCGTCCTCTAGTACGGAGTGGGAAAATCTCGGACACCATTAGCCAACTGATTGGCCCAAATGATACCTGAAATGGCATATAAAGTGCGGAATTTTCAGAATCAACCTTAAATTTaccgtaaaaataatttctctctttctttttgTCTCAAGTGCCCGGCCATTTTTATGCTTATAGCTTATTTTGTTTAAGCATTAAACAGGTTATTGCATAATGTATATTACCAATGCGAGTATCGCTAAGAGTCAAAACACAAAACACTTGCCTGGTAACAACCGACATAGAGAAGCAGAGCTCCAACAGCAACAAACGGAAATCCTCCGAGAAATTTGTAATAAGCAGAAAGCAGAAATAAGGAAAAAGCCTGAAACACATGCACAAAAATgtatgatattattatttatataatcttCAAGGAAGAGAAAATCTAAAAAGAAAGGAAGAGGAAAATAAAATGTTCAAGGGTGTGGCAGTATGCATACAATCCCTCCAACGCCTCCAATCAGCAAGGGTCTTCTGCCAAGATCATCAACTTTTAGGACTGCTATCCATGTCATCGCCAGCTTCATCAGATCAATAGGTGACAGACCATAATTACTATTAGCAatggaattaaaatttaaaatgagattGAAAGAGTAATCTGTACGAATTCAGAAGCTTTCCAATAGGATAAGTAGATAAGTACCTTGAAGAGACCAATAATGACAGAAACTCGGGCAGCATCAGAAGCTGCGGAGAATCCAGCACTCTTGAATGacataattaaatatgttaagCAATGGGATTACATAAAATAGAAGCATGACAGTCATTTCAGAAATAGAAGGTTTGACTTTAGCAACCAATTACCTGAAGAATTGAACCCGCATAATATAGAACGCTTGGTTGCCCGGTTATCTATCACAAGGCCAAAAGTCAGATCAAAACCATGGTACTACGAAAATTCTCTATACCTGAAGCAGCAAAGAAATTGAGAGAAGCGGCACCTGCTGGAAAAGCACCAAACCTCCACTAATTATGAAGGCTTTCAAACTTGGTCCTTGAAACACCTCTAAGATACTACCCTCAGATTTTTCCTCTGAATAGGCCGACTTTAGTGAGACAAGGGTATCTTCTATTTGCTTTTCAGATTCTTTGTCACCAAGTGGCCGACCCCTTAGTTTGCTCAAGGCAAAAATGGCCTTCTCCTTGTATTCTTTAAAAGATGCTTTGCCTTGAACAGCCCTGAGAAGCAACCATCGCGGAGAGGGTGGAAGACTGAACATGCCTAGCGCCATAATTGAAGCAATTGGGAcaccaaatccaaacatgtaacGCCAGCCCCCAACTGCATCAATTTGAAAGCTCCCCACCAAATATCCCAACTGCACTAAGTTCCTTAACTAAGCTATCTTTTTTT
This window contains:
- the LOC126653508 gene encoding D-xylose-proton symporter-like 3, chloroplastic; its protein translation is MATLSSLTFSPLNILQFHQPKSKINSFSFNKTNPKSIPFPNFKHNCKFPMSSKEPFISNPKNVFNVEYSAGEAEPAPDVTQQESFSWSSVVFPFLFPALGGLLFGYDIGATSGATISLQSAELSGTTWFNFSAVQLGLVVSGSLYGALAGSLLVYPITDFLGRRRELIVAAMLYMLGGLVTACAPDLGVLLVGRLLYGLGIGLAMHGAPLYIAETCPSQIRGTLISLKELFIVLGILLGYLVGSFQIDAVGGWRYMFGFGVPIASIMALGMFSLPPSPRWLLLRAVQGKASFKEYKEKAIFALSKLRGRPLGDKESEKQIEDTLVSLKSAYSEEKSEGSILEVFQGPSLKAFIISGGLVLFQQITGQPSVLYYAGSILQSAGFSAASDAARVSVIIGLFKLAMTWIAVLKVDDLGRRPLLIGGVGGIAFSLFLLSAYYKFLGGFPFVAVGALLLYVGCYQVSFGPISWLMVSEIFPLRTRGRGISLAVLTNFGSNAIVTFAFSPLKELLGAENLFLLFGGIALLALLFTVVYVPETKGLSLEEIESKILK